The nucleotide sequence GGCCATCCtggccaccagagggcagcaTTGAAATTGGGCTTCCAAGGGCCAGCAGCCAGGAGGGAGCTGGTCATACTCGAGTTGTGGCCTCGGTAGTGCTCAGATGCAGTGCTACAAACCTTAACcaatcttttcctccttccctagCTGTCCAGAACAGCCCTAAGGGTTGCCACCGGGACAAGAGGACCCAGATTGTCTACAGCGATGATGTCTACAAGGAAAACCTTGTGGATGGCTTCTAAGGAATGGAGCTGGATTCCGTGTGCCTCATCTGCATCAGCACTGGTCTCAGTAAAACACTGAGGTGGAAGCTCACACATCTTCCTCAGCCTCTGGTTTTTCAGCACTTGGGATGGGGCTTGAGCCTTTAAAAACGGCTGTTAGATTTTATCTCAGTTGTAACACATGGCCAGTGCACggtcccctctcccttcccccaaaaggATCTTGAACACAGGTATTGTCGCATCTGTTTTAATTTGATCTCATACCCCTTTCCAGCAGGAAAGCCCTCACAGAAAATCCAAATCCTCATCTTTGAGTTTGTCCTTGAGCCAGGGCAGCACTTGGAAGAGGTTGACGTGAAAGTCTCGGGCATGCGTCGGCACCTCCTTCCACCGCTTCTGGTTTTTACAAACATCCACGACGCCCCAGCTGATCACGCCAACCTGGAGAAGGGGATGCCACAGATCATTTGATAGAGTTCCTTCCTGATCCCAGGAAGCTCAGCAATTCCCAGTTACATCTGAGTTGACCTAGAAGAATTAGACTAGGGACCCAGCTCAGTCCTGGTCTCTCCAGCACACAGGCCAGACACAGGGCCTTAGCCGGCCATTTCAAGGTACAGTTGTAGGAGGCAGGCTTTGCCCTCTTTCCAGCCACACCTCTGGATCTTTCCTGCTTCAGGGCCCATGCTGACCACTTGGCACCTCCCTACAGATAGGAGAGGAGAAACTCACTTGAATGAAGCGGTTCCTCTTGTGAATAATCAGGGGACCGCCAGAATCACCTACAGGGGAAGAAAAGCTGTAGGAAAAGTGGTTCTTGGGCTTCAGAAACATGCAGCGCAACGGAAGAACCTTCTCTTACCTTTGCAAGTATTGGGGTCAGCATAGGGATCCACCCCTCCAGTGCAAAGGAACCTAGGGGTGACCACCTCAGAGATGTCTTTGACTTTTTCGTAGCCTGGGGCGAATCGAGCATCTCTCTCACAGCTGGCTTTCTGTAGGTGAGGAGAAAGCGGTGATAGATAGAGCATGCTCAGGAAGAAAGGGAGCCTAGAGGACCTGCTTAGAATCCCATCCTCACCTTGTCCCCATTCTTGATGTAGACCTCCTTCCGAACCAGCATCTTCTTGCTATCTTTGAGTAACTCTGACACAAACATAGCTTTGATATCCTTTGCGGGGAGCAGCTCTTGcactggacagacagacagactgggtCATTTTCGTTCTTCCTCCTCCCTATCCTCTCCCTATTGCCTTTGTCGCTCAGCAAATGTTCTTCAGCCCTTTCCTCTGAGCTAGGGACCAGGCTGGCCATCATCTGCTCCCACAGCTCCCCGCCATGCCCCACTTGTTACTTGGTACCAGTCCCTTGTGCTACTCTTCCTAAATGTCTTACTCTGTTGCTGGCAAGTGGTTGACAGTGGAAGCCTCAGAGCTTGATTTGTTCTCTCAGTGCAAGGGATACAGATGGGCCTGttaaagagagatggggaaactcAGGGACAGCACATTGGACCTGGCCTAGGCCTGCAGCACCCCCGTGCCTGAACTTTTCTACTCAGGGTTCCAGAGTACTCACCTGACAGTCTGGTCATATGTCAGCTTCTGCCGGAGCTTGATAAGGGCCACATCATAGTCATAAAATTCattaatgcctttttcttttttcccgtTGATGTTATAGTCGGGATGAAATAGGACTTCCTCTATGTCCaaatcctgcctcctccctcctaaGGTAGGAGAATGAGTATGTCAGGGCATCCCGTGTCCGCCTAACTCAACTCTGCCCCACCCTCAAGTTGTCCAGTGTGCCAGGAGGAAGCTGCTGTGAGGACAGGGGGAGTGGGCTCGCTGCATCCTTACCCACGCTGACCTTGATCGAGTGTGCCTCATCATGCACTGTGAAACAGTGTGCTGCCGTCAGCACGAAGTACTCAGACACCACGGCCCCCATGCAGCTCTCATGTCCTTTCGAAGGGCGCTGGGGACAGAATGGCAGAGGCGAAAGCTCAACTTCCACAAACCCCGCAATCTAACAGGAACATctggcccttcccctgccctcatTCCACCCTGACTTCACCTCCCGTGAGTCTCCGCAACCAGGAAGCTATGCTTACGGTGACAGAGATCTTGGCCTGCCATGGTTGCTTGTGGTAATCAGTGCCTGCCTTGTGCTCCCATACCATCCCACAGAGCCCCAGCGTCCGGGTCTCATCTAGAAAGAAAGGAACATGTGCTGGAAATTGGGATGCTTCATATCCAGATGGCAGCAGcctttgggggaggggcatctATACGTTTATGAGGCGCAGAGGCCCGTAAGGAAGGGGAAGATGAGGGCATTTGTTTCCTAACACTGTGAGCAAGGAACCATGGTGGTAGAGAGAAAAGGACTTGGAACTAAGAGTTGGGAGACCTGGCAGCTTTTAGGTCCAACTCCAGCTAGTTTGCTGTCCCTAGGCTGTTCTCGGCCTCTTTCCCCACATGTAAAATGACAGACTTGAGGAAGCTCTCTGATGTCAGTCAGAGCTCTGTGATTCTAAGATTAGGCAGTGCATAGTGCCAGGAGACAAGAACGTGACAGAGAAGGAGCAGTGAGAGCCTTCCAGACTGCCAGGGCTTCAGGAGGACGGGCAGTATGAGTGACCTTGGGGGACCTGGGGAGTTTCCTGACCTCTTTACACCCTTCTGATATCTTCCTACCAAGCATTTGGATGAAAACATCTTCCAGGTTTTCCATGTCCTTGACTTTGAATACGTGCTGTTCTTTATCCTTCTTGGAAGCCAAAGCATTGATGTTCTCTTGGTTCACCAGAGGCCCAACCCCAAACACATAGATATCTGAGGGAGAATAAGGGAGGGTGAGTGTCCAGGACCTGGGGACAGGAGCTGAGAAAGCAAGGTACTGGATCCTGGGCAGTAAAACTCACCCAGGTAATCCTCCCGTAGGTTTTTGCTATCCCTCCCAATGTTCAGGAAGTCCCGGATCTCATGAATGACAGAGACTGGGTCCCCACCCATGTTGTGCAAACCTGTAAAAGAGATGGCCCATGAAGGTGGGAGGCAAGTAAAGAAGAGggtcaaggaaagaaaactggaagtAGTGACACATGGCTGGGTAGGCAGGTTGAGGGGATGGAAGTGACATATCACAAAGAGGCCTAAGAAGGGGTTCCTCCTTGTAAAGGGTCACAGGAGAGATCAACATGGTTGGGGCCCCGAGCAGCACTCAGGGCCCCAACCACAAGTCTAGTGTTACGCGTAGACCAAATGGCCACACGCTGGTACGAAAGGGTCGGGAGTCCAGGGCAGGAGAAGGGTCCCTTCTGACCATCAGTCATGAGGATGATGACATGGCGGGTACGGTTCCAGCTTTCAAGGGCCATATTCGCTGGCCAGCTCATCATGTTGTATACTTCCTGGAGGGCCTTCTTGGTGTTAGTCCCTCCCTTATGCTTGTGATCTgtggaaagggaagaaatcaccTTGCCTGGTCTTCTAAGTCATCTGTGAACCCTAGAGGCCTATCAACAACTGAAATCCCACATCTTTCAGCTTTTTGAACTGTCACCCCAGTGAATTCCCTTTGGCCACAAAGTGACTTCCCCCCCCCCATAGGTCCCCAATTACCCATATTCCCCAATGATGAGCCTGCCTGCTCTCCGACCATAGTACAAAGTAGTTTACCCTGCCTTCCCATGTGATCTTACCACTCCTTCCCCACAACAACCCTGAATCTTTTGACCTGACTCCAGAGTAAACCACTCCCAACCACTCCCTTCCCTGACTTCTGACCTTCATAGCTGATTTTGTTGAGTGTCCTTGTGACCCAGTCTGCATCACTGCTGTTTTCATCTCTCACTTTGACCCAAACTTTGGGGTCTGTGGCATATGTCACTAGACCGTATTTTGGCTTTACCCCATAACTTGCCACCTGTGGGTTAGGGGAGCAAGGGGTCATGGCATTGAAAGAATATTGTGGTTGGGAGAGGTGGGCAGCTTCTCTGGGACAGAGAAAATTATAATCAGAAACTCAGGGCTGATTGATCATCCTGAGTTTCAGCTTGGTGATTGGGTTAAAGGTCAACAAACTGCTTCAAGTAAAAGGGAAGAAGGACAGAATAGGACCGGAGGTTTCTGGGACCCTGTGGCTCAGAGGCCTGGAAACATCAGGAAACTAGTCCTGGCAGGGCAGTGAGTTCATATTCAGGGCAGAGGGGGCTTCACCTTCTCAATGAAGTCTCTGAGACAGTTCTTGGCCCTTGTGAAGTTGCCGATCCCAATGCTGTCTGATCCATCCAGCACCAGATAGATGTTCATGGAGCCCGAGGGGTCCAGGAcaatcttcctcttcttttgttcCCCTGGGTGCCACCAGAGAAACTCAGGCTCCAGCATGCATGattctcctgcctcctcttcatcctcccccagttccctgcctccctcccttctctgcctccaaaCCTGGGCTGTGCCCATCCTCAGCATCAACTCCTTCTATGGTCTCTGTCAGGGAAGACAGGAAGGCTTCTGCTACCTCTTCAGGAGTGTCATACATAAAGGAGTCTGGGAGAGGTCAGAAATCAGGTCAAATGTTAGGAAGGGTCAGAGGCACATTGGCCAGAGTGAGTGGATGGTGGGGTTCTGGAGCCAGAAGGGCTCAGTAGTGAGGAATTTCTATGGGCAGTtttagaagagaggaaggagctggGCTGTGTTACGGGTAGGAGACAGTGCTCTGGTATACGGACATGAGGATGAAAGGGCAGGATCTGAACCTGAGGGCGTGGATCAAGGGTCACCTTGGCAAGAAGGCTCTGTTCCACTCCAAGAGCCCCCTTCCTGGCATGTTCGCCTCTGGGAGCCACGCAGGGTGAGTCCCCTGCTGCAGTAGTAGGTGACACTGTCTTCAAGGCGGTACTGGCTGCCCACCTTCCTTGTGCCAATGGGGATGCCAGGATTGGGGCAGTACCCCGCTGCAGACACGTGAGACATAGAGGTGAGGACCAAAACCTGAGGCCAGGATGGCACAATAGAGCACAAGAGTTGTGGGGCCAGTTCTTCAGGGTGGAACATGGTCAGGGAGGGGACACCATCACCAGGGAAGAGGATGCTTCTCACCTCCATTGTCACAGATGGCCGTTTGTCCATCCCACCGACCATTTGCTTGGCAGGTGCGGTTGGCGGAGCCCCGGAGAGTATAGCCATCATAGCAGTGGAAAGAGATCTCATCACTCAAATTGTAGTAGGGGGCCCGGGGCCAGTATTCCCCATTCTCAAACTCCTGTGGTCTTGGGCAGCGAAttgctttgggggaggggacaagTAGAAATTACTGAAAAGGAAGGGCTTCTCTTGAGAGTATCCCTTCTGGACTAACGGACCCTGTCACAGAGAAAGAATGCCTGTTTGGTCCCACAGAACCTGCGGCTACCCTCAACCCAAGCTTCTTGCTCCCCATTTCTGAGTGTTCTTTTCACTGCCGGGGTGCCCGGCACAGGGCAAATGCTCAGTGAAGATTCacacccttccttctccctccttccct is from Mustela erminea isolate mMusErm1 chromosome 4, mMusErm1.Pri, whole genome shotgun sequence and encodes:
- the CFB gene encoding complement factor B translates to MGSNLSPQLCLISLVLGLLSGGGSTTPLPGVRPQSSCSLEGVEIKGGFFNLLKKGQALEYVCPSGFYPYPVQARTCRSTGSWSALQTQDQKIVKKAECRAIRCPRPQEFENGEYWPRAPYYNLSDEISFHCYDGYTLRGSANRTCQANGRWDGQTAICDNGAGYCPNPGIPIGTRKVGSQYRLEDSVTYYCSRGLTLRGSQRRTCQEGGSWSGTEPSCQDSFMYDTPEEVAEAFLSSLTETIEGVDAEDGHSPGEQKKRKIVLDPSGSMNIYLVLDGSDSIGIGNFTRAKNCLRDFIEKVASYGVKPKYGLVTYATDPKVWVKVRDENSSDADWVTRTLNKISYEDHKHKGGTNTKKALQEVYNMMSWPANMALESWNRTRHVIILMTDGLHNMGGDPVSVIHEIRDFLNIGRDSKNLREDYLDIYVFGVGPLVNQENINALASKKDKEQHVFKVKDMENLEDVFIQMLDETRTLGLCGMVWEHKAGTDYHKQPWQAKISVTRPSKGHESCMGAVVSEYFVLTAAHCFTVHDEAHSIKVSVGGRRQDLDIEEVLFHPDYNINGKKEKGINEFYDYDVALIKLRQKLTYDQTVRPICIPCTERTNQALRLPLSTTCQQQMQELLPAKDIKAMFVSELLKDSKKMLVRKEVYIKNGDKKASCERDARFAPGYEKVKDISEVVTPRFLCTGGVDPYADPNTCKGDSGGPLIIHKRNRFIQVGVISWGVVDVCKNQKRWKEVPTHARDFHVNLFQVLPWLKDKLKDEDLDFL